The Lactuca sativa cultivar Salinas chromosome 2, Lsat_Salinas_v11, whole genome shotgun sequence genome includes a window with the following:
- the LOC111892099 gene encoding probable BOI-related E3 ubiquitin-protein ligase 3 has product MAPRKNKNKINDEAHCAAAANKRRRIELMNTTTGVPFTSPISQFPSLDLLHQQRNVPPQTTVIHTDLNLSPSSATHQDEEAAVDEDHFNSLIPPQNFLIGYHINQMRLSVEEFWRRNFGEEVQKRQEMEAKLKQKEEVADRLRQLYHFYEERTFRLEEMLQHRVAEGCSTPAAAVREEEVESFFVDPSSASKTDMACRNCRSRRATMLWLPCRHLCVCLVCERRIKICPICGAKKTESFMINLPLP; this is encoded by the exons ATGGCGCCCCGGAAGAACAAGAACAAAATTAACGATGAAGCCCACTGCGCTGCCGCTGCAAACAAACGGAGAAGAATTGAACTTATGAATACTACAACCGGGGTGCCTTTTACGAGCCCAATCTCCCAATTTCCATCCCTTGACCTTTTGCACCAACAACGCAATGTGCCACCACAAACCACCGTTATCCACACCGATCTGAACCTCTCTCCATCATCAGCAACACATCAGGACGAAGAAGCGGCTGTAGACGAAGATCATTTCAATTCTTTAATACCACCACAAAACTTCCTTATCGGCTATCAT ATCAACCAGATGCGACTCAGCGTGGAGGAATTCTGGCGGAGAAACTTTGGAGAAGAAGTTCAAAAGAGACAGGAGATGGAAGCAAAACTAAAACAGAAAGAAGAAGTGGCGGATCGGTTAAGACAACTGTACCATTTCTATGAGGAAAGGACGTTCCGGTTGGAAGAAATGCTGCAGCATAGGGTGGCAGAGGGATGCAGCACCCCGGCTGCCGCTGTTCGCGAGGAAGAAGTTGAATCATTTTTTGTTGATCCGAGCAGTGCCTCTAAAACGGACATGGCTTGCAGGAACTGCCGGAGTCGGCGTGCAACGATGCTGTGGCTTCCATGCCGGCATTTGTGCGTGTGTTTGGTGTGTGAGAGGAGGATTAAGATCTGTCCCATTTGTGGTGCTAAGAAAACTGAAAGTTTCATGATCAATCTGCCATTACCTTGA